In Populus trichocarpa isolate Nisqually-1 chromosome 16, P.trichocarpa_v4.1, whole genome shotgun sequence, a genomic segment contains:
- the LOC127904411 gene encoding uncharacterized protein LOC127904411: MRRMKSTARRQKTVAASSSSSEEDVSLGADHGEESTPTCDAASSSAVSQRRSGVPSQRGQFTRKYQAQWKDDLSMFTNIEAARTITLAFKSSMEIPLFQWSQVSKHPEWKPNIDAWFKRFQVGVNF; the protein is encoded by the exons atgcgtagaatgaaatcgacagcacgtcgtcagaagacggttgcagctagttcttctagcagcgaggaggacgtatccttaggtgctgatcacggcgaggaatctacgccaacttgtgatgctgcctcttctagcgcggtttcacagcgcagaagcggtgtgccttcacagcggggtcaattcacccgcaagtaccaggcacaatggaaggatgacctctcaat gtttacaaacattgaggctgcaaggactataacattggcgtttaaatcgtcgatggagattccattgtttcaatggagccaggtttccaaacatcctgagtggaaacctaatatcgatgcatggtttaagcgatttcaggtcggtgttaatttttaa